In Tachysurus fulvidraco isolate hzauxx_2018 chromosome 25, HZAU_PFXX_2.0, whole genome shotgun sequence, the following proteins share a genomic window:
- the nacad gene encoding uncharacterized protein nacad isoform X1: protein MPGDTQGLLDTDAELPDLSRQTSSSTASTPTDSASSPSPSTPPKLSPQCTSPFGPRLVLSKPNPSTRPQPEGASFESDGRTVGRLTGRFGRSGCRRGPVKMERIKVLTGAEVESDYQEPESMDARVVMGQEALLKNMETQIGVPPDKKTSKESSSSEPTHSDTSTLQVESQISVEEKNKLDTGQEIEKSAKVMTLTPTPEQEKGLDQLHECPILEAKSADTELTESSTFFPDDEGDMLSLSQGEVPSLSFSEPSYPVDPQRIGVLPGLDPDRYYTAPSTPIKMAYCSHLKQQWQPSSPSTAPGSPTDESDLCSPPTSPSGSYITAEGGSCTSSYNSGTSHSCSPNLTAEAELQEVPACYVSSLSEIGDELGDDRPVAEREHCLCKPVMPELTESEEHEAERIKKETCRPHWVTESVSSHRSSSGGTTDSTHKRGGSEATLVQAATPIATDISEPLDDPDQELELDFNDCISEHFARHDAPLSLEEDFPLDLACSSPFSHQQAAASNTLDTGSLTPATCSSEISDTDNNSLYSEMGSSALFFHGCSTDDGPGGEGMIPATMLPVHASFIFQADSMEITLFPTDDEPENEVDAYAAGEEEGDVDEYDDEDEDVDLNDDSNLEHQVEAIKIGARAADDPNDEDTSASFLNSLSENSINDGVDESFAFQDDTEESIDSTSCNGDEEDHLYSTERHAELAQQFPPQEDHVQPVSCARPESSGSESEMEISSGSSGQSNTLIQQHMSVCRAHAEDISTLNSKTECAKRQDSSSDIREQNEEIQQITDSKNSEETENACFVVSQQSVNTNILGSGNQASSAELDRVSQTYSKPVLCVLGATAAGIDNKINIQVDKDLDQKNGNNSEFLNTSLQLDETATNDLNKGVPLLSYPKDDCSPTNIPVCAYPELSEVPDNLTPADISSTEQSLDQDNLTENQPSTEDISVGSLTMSCSTYSKLAISPKKENAQSSITEKSVSPDDWAPEEPFCDFRPDNLLMCEITGSLHNKGISVTPNISAPYNMMGDLEDNNSYCLLPEKMSNNEAGMLETNLSTWKSIEDLSEAGGGEDDANNLQNPDNNALIQCHSENIRETTWNNPEKSRSPSMPGAQSTCIPLNILSHDGKDEKDQPTDTDFNIPEEPTSKILINESPNILRKQGTEVLDSAQEEDKALILGYNNLYKQNDLCEPNTTNKISDKPSGIQIHETSEQMCLVNTDSTVSENKLVFKLEGGSFGNFDHKKKSSEAKRHISSSDKSLIHKKIATCSLTIGASNLDARQLQSNIRKDENHVNFLSQVADKQIQPKSENSTCISLKEKKAIETCTIKETNKNVREKNTVFELSKDETEVPQETRNSDAEKGELNTTIVNCGRGKSVSDSKTPKEAATSDNSKIALEKIEDIRNKESKETKKTQTSANHTFSQHNKNTPGTQQQLHASDSSGEKDTHQTVFQPAESSSNTLERNTNFRESTGSTDSDGLSNSNQKEALYHGTLEGLESHKSTQDASDDVRDASIFVEEISELSTHLASSSSTDVLEEDLRAPIQESQSSFNSSQIHNLLTHREKTLNDGLHQHESQSSLQVINTEQPDVESEEELSISLPVQDTHQIVNEQSGLKSNTCKQEKPEAVGIEHRPESPKSPQTHPVRCIGNRDSTPAHRKSSLSKEREILPCITSALNFPVQARQHPTEKHTDQEDGCSTNDRTNESKEVDLSLKNNIGSCNETDSDGSIPELEEPTRSLLKTSDPQISHSTADESVSKTKQSRSEKKARKAMSKLGLKQIHGVTRITIRKSKNILFVITRPDVFKSPASDIYIVFGEAKIEDLSQQVHKAAAEKFKVPLDPSPVTPDIMPNLTIKEESEEEEEVDESGLEQRDIELVMAQANVARAKAVRALRHNKNDIVNAIMELTM, encoded by the exons ATGCCTGGGGATACACAAGGCTTGCTGGACACGGACGCAGAGCTACCAG ATTTGTCCAGGCAAACCTCAAGCTCCACCGCCTCAACTCCAACTGACAGTGCCTCCAGCCCATCTCCGAGCACTCCACCCAAGCTTTCCCCACAATGTACCTCTCCATTTGGACCTCGCTTGGTCTTGTCTAAACCAAACCCTTCTACTCGACCTCAACCAGAGGGTGCCAGCTTTGAATCAGATGGGCGCACAGTAGGCAGACTAACAGGGCGGTTTGGTAGAAGTGGATGCAGACGAGGGCCAGTGAAAATGGAAAGGATTAAAGTTCTAACTGGAGCTGAAGTGGAGAGTGACTACCAAGAACCTGAGTCCATGGATGCAAGAGTTGTTATGGGGCAAGAAGCATTACTGAAAAACATGGAGACACAGATTGGTGTGCCTCCAGACAAAAAGACAAGTAAAGAATCATCCAGTTCAGAACCCACTCACTCAGATACTTCTACCCTTCAAGTGGAGAGTCAGATTAGTgtagaggagaaaaataaacttGATACTGGTCAAGAGATCGAAAAATCTGCCAAAGTTATGACTTTGACTCCAACACCTGAACAAGAGAAAGGTTTAGATCAGCTACATGAATGCCCAATTCTAGAAGCCAAATCAGCAGATACTGAGCTTACAGAAAGCAGCACCTTTTTCCCAGATGATGAAGGAGACATGCTGTCTCTATCTCAGGGTGAAGTGCCTTCTTTGTCATTCTCTGAGCCCTCCTATCCAGTTGATCCTCAACGCATTGGTGTCCTTCCCGGACTGGACCCGGATCGTTATTACACAGCCCCTTCCACTCCAATTAAGATGGCTTATTGCTCACATCTTAAGCAACAATGGCAACCAAGCAGTCCAAGCACAGCTCCTGGTTCACCAACAGATGAGTCTGATCTGTGCTCCCCACCCACTTCTCCATCTGGATCCTACATTACTGCTGAAGGTGGCAGTTGTACCTCCTCTTACAATTCTGGCACTTCTCACTCCTGTTCACCTAATTTAACAGCTGAAGCTGAATTGCAGGAGGTCCCTGCCTGCTATGTGAGCTCTCTTTCTGAGATTGGAGATGAGCTGGGAGATGACAGACCTGTGGCTGAAAGGGAGCATTGTTTGTGTAAACCTGTCATGCCAGAGTTGACTGAGAGTGAGGAACATGAGGCGGAAAGGATAAAGAAAGAGACTTGTAGACCTCACTGGGTGACAGAGAGTGTTTCCTCACACAGGAGCAGCAGTGGTGGGACTACAGATTCAACACACAAGAGAGGAGGTTCTGAGGCCACTTTAGTCCAGGCAGCAACTCCAATAGCCACTGATATTTCAGAGCCTTTGGATGATCCAGATCAGGAGCTAGAGCTGGACTTTAATGACTGTATTTCAGAGCACTTTGCCAGGCATGATGCCCCTCTTAGCCTCGAAGAGGACTTTCCTTTAGATCTGGCATGTTCTTCTCCCTTCAGTCACCAGCAGGCAGCAGCTTCAAACACTTTAGACACAGGCAGTCTAACACCTGCCACTTGTTCATCAGAGATTTCAGACACTGATAATAACAGCTTGTATAGTGAGATGGGATCTTCTGCTCTGTTCTTCCATGGATGCTCCACAGATGATGGACCTGGTGGTGAGGGGATGATTCCTGCCACAATGCTACCAGTCCATGCCAGCTTCATATTCCAAGCAGATTCAATGGAAATAACGTTATTCCCTACAGACGATGAGCCAGAAAATGAAGTTGATGCATATGCTGCTGGAGAGGAAGAAGGGGATGTGGATGaatatgatgatgaagatgaagatgtggACTTAAATGATGACAGCAATTTGGAACACCAAGTTGAAGCCATAAAGATTGGAGCAAGAGCAGCTGATGATCCAAATGATGAGGATACATCTGCCTCTTTCCTAAATTCACTCTCTGAGAACTCAATTAACGATGGAGTAGATGAGTCATTTGCTTTCCAGGATGACACAGAGGAGTCAATTGATTCGACCTCTTGTAATGGAGATGAAGAAGACCATCTGTACAGCACAGAAAGACATGCTGAGCTGGCACAGCAATTTCCTCCACAAGAAGACCATGTGCAGCCTGTAAGCTGTGCACGACCAGAATCCTCTGGAAGTGAGAGTGAAATGGAGATTTCCTCTGGATCTTCCGGGCAATCGAATACATTAATTCAGCAACATATGTCAGTCTGCAGAGCTCATGCTGAAGACATAAGCACACTTAATTCaaagacagaatgtgcaaaaaGACAAGATTCCTCAAGCGATATTAGGGAACAAAATGAAGAGATTCAACAGATCACAGATTCCAAAAATTcagaagagacagaaaatgCATGCTTTGTGGTGTCTCAACAAAGTGTCAATACAAACATTCTAGGCTCAGGAAATCAGGCAAGCTCAGCAGAGCTAGATAGAGTATCACAAACATACTCTAAACCAGTCCTTTGTGTGCTTGGTGCCACAGCAGCAGGCATAGATAATAAGATAAATATTCAGGTTGATAAAGATCTAGATCAGAAAAATGGAAATAACtctgaatttttgaatacctcACTCCAGCTTGATGAGACAGCAACCAATGATCTCAACAAGGGAGTCCCTTTGTTGTCCTATCCTAAAGATGATTGTAGCCCCACAAACATACCAGTTTGTGCCTATCCCGAGCTGTCTGAAGTACCAGATAACTTAACCCCTGCTGATATTTCCTCAACTGAACAGTCTCTTGACCAAGACAACCTGACCGAAAATCAACCCAGTACAGAGGATATAAGTGTTGGCTCTCTAACTATGTCCTGTTCTACTTACAGCAAGCTTGCCATCTCACCAAAGAAGGAGAACGCCCAAAGTAGCATAACAGAGAAGAGTGTTTCTCCTGATGATTGGGCTCCAGAAGAGCCATTCTGTGACTTCAGGCCAGATAATTTGCTTATGTGTGAGATAACTGGATCACTGCACAATAAGGGGATATCTGTAACTCCAAACATTTCTGCCCCGTATAACATGATGGGTGATCTCGAGGATAACAACAGCTACTGTCTCTTGCCAGAAAAGATGTCAAATAACGAAGCTGGTATGCTGGAGACAAATTTGTCCACTTGGAAATCCATTGAGGACCTCTCAGAGGCAGGAGGGGGTGAGGATGATGCAAACAACCTCCAGAATCCAGACAATAATGCACTTATACAATGCCATTCAGAAAATATTCGGGAAACTACATGGAACAACCCTGAAAAAAGCCGTTCACCCAGTATGCCAGGTGCACAGTCTACATGTATACCATTAAATATTCTTTCACATGATGGGAAAGATGAGAAAGACCAGCCTACTGACACAGATTTTAATATTCCTGAGGAACCCACATCAAAAATACTCATAAATGAAAGCCCAAACATTTTGCGCAAACAGGGAACAGAAGTCCTGGATTCAGCTCAAGAAGAGGATAAGGCACTCATTTTAGGTTATAACAATTTGTACAAACAAAACGATCTCTGTGAGCCCAACACgacaaataaaatatcagaCAAGCCAAGTGGAATACAGATTCATGAAACTTCTGAACAAATGTGTCTGGTAAATACTGATTCAACAGTCTCAGAAAACAAGCTTGTATTTAAACTAGAAGGAGGGTCATTTGGCAACTTTGACCACAAAAAGAAATCAAGTGAAGCAAAGCGTCATATTTCCTCTTCTGACAAGTCTCTGATACACAAAAAGATAGCTACCTGCTCTCTTACAATTGGGGCATCAAATTTAGATGCCAGGCAATTACAGTCTAACATAAGAAAAGATGAAAATCATGTCAATTTTCTGAGTCAAGTGGCTGACAAACAAATTCAACCAAAGAGTGAAAATAGTACATGTATATCGCTCAAGGAAAAGAAGGCCATTGAAACATGCACAATAAAggagacaaacaaaaatgtcagAGAGAAGAATACTGTTTTTGAACTAAGTAAAGATGAGACTGAAGTTCCACAGGAAACACGTAATTCTGATGCAGAAAAAGGAGAACTGAATACTACCATAGTGAACTGTGGTAGGGGAAAATCTGTTTCAGATAGCAAGACACCAAAGGAAGCTGCCACCTCTGACAACAGCAAAATTGCCCTGGAGAAAATAGAAGACATCAGAAATAAAGAGAGTAAAGAgactaaaaaaacacaaacatctgcAAATCATACATTTTCTCAGCATAACAAAAATACTCCAGGAACTCAACAGCAATTACATGCTAGCGATTCTAGTGGAGAGAAAGATACTCATCAAACTGTATTCCAGCCTGCAGAATCCAGCTCCAATACACTTGAAAGAAACACCAATTTCAGAGAATCGACAGGTTCTACTGACTCAGATGGTCTCAGCAATTCAAACCAGAAAGAAGCACTTTATCATGGTACATTAGAAGGGCTGGAatcacacaaaagcacacaagaTGCAAGTGATGATGTCAGGGACGCCTCTATTTTTGTAGAAGAAATTTCAGAACTCAGCACACATCTCGCTTCTTCATCATCCACAGATGTGTTGGAGGAGGATCTTCGTGCACCTATCCAAGAGTCCCAGTCTTCATTTAACAGTTCTCAAATACACAATCTCCTCACTCACAGAGAAAAAACACTAAATGATGGACTGCATCAACATGAATCACAGAGCTCTCTTCAAGTGATAAATACGGAACAGCCAGATGTTGAGTCTGAGGAAGAATTATCGATCTCACTTCCAGTACAGGATACGCATCAAATTGTGAACGAGCAGTCAGGCTTAAAGTCAAACACTTGCAAACAAGAGAAACCTGAAG CAGTGGGCATAGAACACAGACCCGAATCACCCAAAAGCCCCCAAACCCACCCTGTTCGATGTATAGGAAACAGAGATAGTACTCCTGCTCACAGAAAATCTAGCCTgagcaaagaaagagagatattaCCATGCATCACCTCTGCATTAAATTTCCCTGTGCAAGCAAGACAACATCCAACTGAAAAGCACACTGATCAAGAGGATGGGTGTTCAACCAATGACAGAACAAATGAATCTAAGGAAGTGGATCTCTCCTTAAAAAATAACA TCGGCTCATGTAATGAAACAGACAGTGATGGATCAATTCCTGAGCTGGAAGAACCAACCAGAAGTCTCTTGAAAACTTCAGACCCACAA ATATCACATTCTACAGCGGATGAGTCGGTGAGCAAAACTAAGCAGAGTCGAAGTGAGAAAAAGGCACGAAAG GCTATGTCTAAGCTTGGCTTAAAACAGATCCATGGAGTTACACGGATTACGATCCGGAAGTCCAAGAATATCCTATTTGTAATTACCCGCCCAGATGTCTTTAAAAGCCCTGCATCAGATATCTACATAGTCTTTGGGGAGGCCAAG ATTGAGGACCTGTCACAGCAAGTGCACAAGGCTGCAGCAGAGAAATTTAAGGTTCCGCTTGACCCGTCCCCTGTCACCCCTGACATCATGCCCAACCTCACCATAAAAGAGGAGagtgaggaagaagaagag
- the nacad gene encoding uncharacterized protein nacad isoform X2 — MPGDTQGLLDTDAELPDLSRQTSSSTASTPTDSASSPSPSTPPKLSPQCTSPFGPRLVLSKPNPSTRPQPEGASFESDGRTVGRLTGRFGRSGCRRGPVKMERIKVLTGAEVESDYQEPESMDARVVMGQEALLKNMETQIGVPPDKKTSKESSSSEPTHSDTSTLQVESQISVEEKNKLDTGQEIEKSAKVMTLTPTPEQEKGLDQLHECPILEAKSADTELTESSTFFPDDEGDMLSLSQGEVPSLSFSEPSYPVDPQRIGVLPGLDPDRYYTAPSTPIKMAYCSHLKQQWQPSSPSTAPGSPTDESDLCSPPTSPSGSYITAEGGSCTSSYNSGTSHSCSPNLTAEAELQEVPACYVSSLSEIGDELGDDRPVAEREHCLCKPVMPELTESEEHEAERIKKETCRPHWVTESVSSHRSSSGGTTDSTHKRGGSEATLVQAATPIATDISEPLDDPDQELELDFNDCISEHFARHDAPLSLEEDFPLDLACSSPFSHQQAAASNTLDTGSLTPATCSSEISDTDNNSLYSEMGSSALFFHGCSTDDGPGGEGMIPATMLPVHASFIFQADSMEITLFPTDDEPENEVDAYAAGEEEGDVDEYDDEDEDVDLNDDSNLEHQVEAIKIGARAADDPNDEDTSASFLNSLSENSINDGVDESFAFQDDTEESIDSTSCNGDEEDHLYSTERHAELAQQFPPQEDHVQPVSCARPESSGSESEMEISSGSSGQSNTLIQQHMSVCRAHAEDISTLNSKTECAKRQDSSSDIREQNEEIQQITDSKNSEETENACFVVSQQSVNTNILGSGNQASSAELDRVSQTYSKPVLCVLGATAAGIDNKINIQVDKDLDQKNGNNSEFLNTSLQLDETATNDLNKGVPLLSYPKDDCSPTNIPVCAYPELSEVPDNLTPADISSTEQSLDQDNLTENQPSTEDISVGSLTMSCSTYSKLAISPKKENAQSSITEKSVSPDDWAPEEPFCDFRPDNLLMCEITGSLHNKGISVTPNISAPYNMMGDLEDNNSYCLLPEKMSNNEAGMLETNLSTWKSIEDLSEAGGGEDDANNLQNPDNNALIQCHSENIRETTWNNPEKSRSPSMPGAQSTCIPLNILSHDGKDEKDQPTDTDFNIPEEPTSKILINESPNILRKQGTEVLDSAQEEDKALILGYNNLYKQNDLCEPNTTNKISDKPSGIQIHETSEQMCLVNTDSTVSENKLVFKLEGGSFGNFDHKKKSSEAKRHISSSDKSLIHKKIATCSLTIGASNLDARQLQSNIRKDENHVNFLSQVADKQIQPKSENSTCISLKEKKAIETCTIKETNKNVREKNTVFELSKDETEVPQETRNSDAEKGELNTTIVNCGRGKSVSDSKTPKEAATSDNSKIALEKIEDIRNKESKETKKTQTSANHTFSQHNKNTPGTQQQLHASDSSGEKDTHQTVFQPAESSSNTLERNTNFRESTGSTDSDGLSNSNQKEALYHGTLEGLESHKSTQDASDDVRDASIFVEEISELSTHLASSSSTDVLEEDLRAPIQESQSSFNSSQIHNLLTHREKTLNDGLHQHESQSSLQVINTEQPDVESEEELSISLPVQDTHQIVNEQSGLKSNTCKQEKPEVGIEHRPESPKSPQTHPVRCIGNRDSTPAHRKSSLSKEREILPCITSALNFPVQARQHPTEKHTDQEDGCSTNDRTNESKEVDLSLKNNIGSCNETDSDGSIPELEEPTRSLLKTSDPQISHSTADESVSKTKQSRSEKKARKAMSKLGLKQIHGVTRITIRKSKNILFVITRPDVFKSPASDIYIVFGEAKIEDLSQQVHKAAAEKFKVPLDPSPVTPDIMPNLTIKEESEEEEEVDESGLEQRDIELVMAQANVARAKAVRALRHNKNDIVNAIMELTM, encoded by the exons ATGCCTGGGGATACACAAGGCTTGCTGGACACGGACGCAGAGCTACCAG ATTTGTCCAGGCAAACCTCAAGCTCCACCGCCTCAACTCCAACTGACAGTGCCTCCAGCCCATCTCCGAGCACTCCACCCAAGCTTTCCCCACAATGTACCTCTCCATTTGGACCTCGCTTGGTCTTGTCTAAACCAAACCCTTCTACTCGACCTCAACCAGAGGGTGCCAGCTTTGAATCAGATGGGCGCACAGTAGGCAGACTAACAGGGCGGTTTGGTAGAAGTGGATGCAGACGAGGGCCAGTGAAAATGGAAAGGATTAAAGTTCTAACTGGAGCTGAAGTGGAGAGTGACTACCAAGAACCTGAGTCCATGGATGCAAGAGTTGTTATGGGGCAAGAAGCATTACTGAAAAACATGGAGACACAGATTGGTGTGCCTCCAGACAAAAAGACAAGTAAAGAATCATCCAGTTCAGAACCCACTCACTCAGATACTTCTACCCTTCAAGTGGAGAGTCAGATTAGTgtagaggagaaaaataaacttGATACTGGTCAAGAGATCGAAAAATCTGCCAAAGTTATGACTTTGACTCCAACACCTGAACAAGAGAAAGGTTTAGATCAGCTACATGAATGCCCAATTCTAGAAGCCAAATCAGCAGATACTGAGCTTACAGAAAGCAGCACCTTTTTCCCAGATGATGAAGGAGACATGCTGTCTCTATCTCAGGGTGAAGTGCCTTCTTTGTCATTCTCTGAGCCCTCCTATCCAGTTGATCCTCAACGCATTGGTGTCCTTCCCGGACTGGACCCGGATCGTTATTACACAGCCCCTTCCACTCCAATTAAGATGGCTTATTGCTCACATCTTAAGCAACAATGGCAACCAAGCAGTCCAAGCACAGCTCCTGGTTCACCAACAGATGAGTCTGATCTGTGCTCCCCACCCACTTCTCCATCTGGATCCTACATTACTGCTGAAGGTGGCAGTTGTACCTCCTCTTACAATTCTGGCACTTCTCACTCCTGTTCACCTAATTTAACAGCTGAAGCTGAATTGCAGGAGGTCCCTGCCTGCTATGTGAGCTCTCTTTCTGAGATTGGAGATGAGCTGGGAGATGACAGACCTGTGGCTGAAAGGGAGCATTGTTTGTGTAAACCTGTCATGCCAGAGTTGACTGAGAGTGAGGAACATGAGGCGGAAAGGATAAAGAAAGAGACTTGTAGACCTCACTGGGTGACAGAGAGTGTTTCCTCACACAGGAGCAGCAGTGGTGGGACTACAGATTCAACACACAAGAGAGGAGGTTCTGAGGCCACTTTAGTCCAGGCAGCAACTCCAATAGCCACTGATATTTCAGAGCCTTTGGATGATCCAGATCAGGAGCTAGAGCTGGACTTTAATGACTGTATTTCAGAGCACTTTGCCAGGCATGATGCCCCTCTTAGCCTCGAAGAGGACTTTCCTTTAGATCTGGCATGTTCTTCTCCCTTCAGTCACCAGCAGGCAGCAGCTTCAAACACTTTAGACACAGGCAGTCTAACACCTGCCACTTGTTCATCAGAGATTTCAGACACTGATAATAACAGCTTGTATAGTGAGATGGGATCTTCTGCTCTGTTCTTCCATGGATGCTCCACAGATGATGGACCTGGTGGTGAGGGGATGATTCCTGCCACAATGCTACCAGTCCATGCCAGCTTCATATTCCAAGCAGATTCAATGGAAATAACGTTATTCCCTACAGACGATGAGCCAGAAAATGAAGTTGATGCATATGCTGCTGGAGAGGAAGAAGGGGATGTGGATGaatatgatgatgaagatgaagatgtggACTTAAATGATGACAGCAATTTGGAACACCAAGTTGAAGCCATAAAGATTGGAGCAAGAGCAGCTGATGATCCAAATGATGAGGATACATCTGCCTCTTTCCTAAATTCACTCTCTGAGAACTCAATTAACGATGGAGTAGATGAGTCATTTGCTTTCCAGGATGACACAGAGGAGTCAATTGATTCGACCTCTTGTAATGGAGATGAAGAAGACCATCTGTACAGCACAGAAAGACATGCTGAGCTGGCACAGCAATTTCCTCCACAAGAAGACCATGTGCAGCCTGTAAGCTGTGCACGACCAGAATCCTCTGGAAGTGAGAGTGAAATGGAGATTTCCTCTGGATCTTCCGGGCAATCGAATACATTAATTCAGCAACATATGTCAGTCTGCAGAGCTCATGCTGAAGACATAAGCACACTTAATTCaaagacagaatgtgcaaaaaGACAAGATTCCTCAAGCGATATTAGGGAACAAAATGAAGAGATTCAACAGATCACAGATTCCAAAAATTcagaagagacagaaaatgCATGCTTTGTGGTGTCTCAACAAAGTGTCAATACAAACATTCTAGGCTCAGGAAATCAGGCAAGCTCAGCAGAGCTAGATAGAGTATCACAAACATACTCTAAACCAGTCCTTTGTGTGCTTGGTGCCACAGCAGCAGGCATAGATAATAAGATAAATATTCAGGTTGATAAAGATCTAGATCAGAAAAATGGAAATAACtctgaatttttgaatacctcACTCCAGCTTGATGAGACAGCAACCAATGATCTCAACAAGGGAGTCCCTTTGTTGTCCTATCCTAAAGATGATTGTAGCCCCACAAACATACCAGTTTGTGCCTATCCCGAGCTGTCTGAAGTACCAGATAACTTAACCCCTGCTGATATTTCCTCAACTGAACAGTCTCTTGACCAAGACAACCTGACCGAAAATCAACCCAGTACAGAGGATATAAGTGTTGGCTCTCTAACTATGTCCTGTTCTACTTACAGCAAGCTTGCCATCTCACCAAAGAAGGAGAACGCCCAAAGTAGCATAACAGAGAAGAGTGTTTCTCCTGATGATTGGGCTCCAGAAGAGCCATTCTGTGACTTCAGGCCAGATAATTTGCTTATGTGTGAGATAACTGGATCACTGCACAATAAGGGGATATCTGTAACTCCAAACATTTCTGCCCCGTATAACATGATGGGTGATCTCGAGGATAACAACAGCTACTGTCTCTTGCCAGAAAAGATGTCAAATAACGAAGCTGGTATGCTGGAGACAAATTTGTCCACTTGGAAATCCATTGAGGACCTCTCAGAGGCAGGAGGGGGTGAGGATGATGCAAACAACCTCCAGAATCCAGACAATAATGCACTTATACAATGCCATTCAGAAAATATTCGGGAAACTACATGGAACAACCCTGAAAAAAGCCGTTCACCCAGTATGCCAGGTGCACAGTCTACATGTATACCATTAAATATTCTTTCACATGATGGGAAAGATGAGAAAGACCAGCCTACTGACACAGATTTTAATATTCCTGAGGAACCCACATCAAAAATACTCATAAATGAAAGCCCAAACATTTTGCGCAAACAGGGAACAGAAGTCCTGGATTCAGCTCAAGAAGAGGATAAGGCACTCATTTTAGGTTATAACAATTTGTACAAACAAAACGATCTCTGTGAGCCCAACACgacaaataaaatatcagaCAAGCCAAGTGGAATACAGATTCATGAAACTTCTGAACAAATGTGTCTGGTAAATACTGATTCAACAGTCTCAGAAAACAAGCTTGTATTTAAACTAGAAGGAGGGTCATTTGGCAACTTTGACCACAAAAAGAAATCAAGTGAAGCAAAGCGTCATATTTCCTCTTCTGACAAGTCTCTGATACACAAAAAGATAGCTACCTGCTCTCTTACAATTGGGGCATCAAATTTAGATGCCAGGCAATTACAGTCTAACATAAGAAAAGATGAAAATCATGTCAATTTTCTGAGTCAAGTGGCTGACAAACAAATTCAACCAAAGAGTGAAAATAGTACATGTATATCGCTCAAGGAAAAGAAGGCCATTGAAACATGCACAATAAAggagacaaacaaaaatgtcagAGAGAAGAATACTGTTTTTGAACTAAGTAAAGATGAGACTGAAGTTCCACAGGAAACACGTAATTCTGATGCAGAAAAAGGAGAACTGAATACTACCATAGTGAACTGTGGTAGGGGAAAATCTGTTTCAGATAGCAAGACACCAAAGGAAGCTGCCACCTCTGACAACAGCAAAATTGCCCTGGAGAAAATAGAAGACATCAGAAATAAAGAGAGTAAAGAgactaaaaaaacacaaacatctgcAAATCATACATTTTCTCAGCATAACAAAAATACTCCAGGAACTCAACAGCAATTACATGCTAGCGATTCTAGTGGAGAGAAAGATACTCATCAAACTGTATTCCAGCCTGCAGAATCCAGCTCCAATACACTTGAAAGAAACACCAATTTCAGAGAATCGACAGGTTCTACTGACTCAGATGGTCTCAGCAATTCAAACCAGAAAGAAGCACTTTATCATGGTACATTAGAAGGGCTGGAatcacacaaaagcacacaagaTGCAAGTGATGATGTCAGGGACGCCTCTATTTTTGTAGAAGAAATTTCAGAACTCAGCACACATCTCGCTTCTTCATCATCCACAGATGTGTTGGAGGAGGATCTTCGTGCACCTATCCAAGAGTCCCAGTCTTCATTTAACAGTTCTCAAATACACAATCTCCTCACTCACAGAGAAAAAACACTAAATGATGGACTGCATCAACATGAATCACAGAGCTCTCTTCAAGTGATAAATACGGAACAGCCAGATGTTGAGTCTGAGGAAGAATTATCGATCTCACTTCCAGTACAGGATACGCATCAAATTGTGAACGAGCAGTCAGGCTTAAAGTCAAACACTTGCAAACAAGAGAAACCTGAAG TGGGCATAGAACACAGACCCGAATCACCCAAAAGCCCCCAAACCCACCCTGTTCGATGTATAGGAAACAGAGATAGTACTCCTGCTCACAGAAAATCTAGCCTgagcaaagaaagagagatattaCCATGCATCACCTCTGCATTAAATTTCCCTGTGCAAGCAAGACAACATCCAACTGAAAAGCACACTGATCAAGAGGATGGGTGTTCAACCAATGACAGAACAAATGAATCTAAGGAAGTGGATCTCTCCTTAAAAAATAACA TCGGCTCATGTAATGAAACAGACAGTGATGGATCAATTCCTGAGCTGGAAGAACCAACCAGAAGTCTCTTGAAAACTTCAGACCCACAA ATATCACATTCTACAGCGGATGAGTCGGTGAGCAAAACTAAGCAGAGTCGAAGTGAGAAAAAGGCACGAAAG GCTATGTCTAAGCTTGGCTTAAAACAGATCCATGGAGTTACACGGATTACGATCCGGAAGTCCAAGAATATCCTATTTGTAATTACCCGCCCAGATGTCTTTAAAAGCCCTGCATCAGATATCTACATAGTCTTTGGGGAGGCCAAG ATTGAGGACCTGTCACAGCAAGTGCACAAGGCTGCAGCAGAGAAATTTAAGGTTCCGCTTGACCCGTCCCCTGTCACCCCTGACATCATGCCCAACCTCACCATAAAAGAGGAGagtgaggaagaagaagag